In the genome of Ensifer adhaerens, one region contains:
- a CDS encoding cell division protein ZapA → MAQVTVQIDGKAYRMACEEGQEGHLTELASRFDRYVMHLKSQFGEIGDLRLTVMAGIMVMDELSDVSRRLKALETETENLARSRESMLAASEKSDTLLVAALSELTSQISGITQKINGS, encoded by the coding sequence ATGGCCCAGGTCACCGTACAAATCGACGGCAAAGCCTATCGCATGGCATGCGAAGAGGGCCAGGAAGGTCATCTCACGGAGCTTGCCTCCCGCTTCGACCGCTACGTGATGCACCTGAAATCACAATTCGGGGAGATCGGCGACCTGCGCCTGACCGTCATGGCGGGCATCATGGTCATGGATGAACTCTCCGATGTCAGCCGCCGCCTGAAGGCGCTGGAAACGGAAACCGAGAACCTGGCCCGCTCCCGCGAGAGCATGCTGGCGGCCTCCGAGAAGAGCGACACGCTGCTGGTGGCCGCGCTCAGCGAACTCACCAGCCAGATCAGTGGCATCACGCAGAAGATCAACGGGAGTTGA
- a CDS encoding phosphoglycerate kinase — protein sequence MTFKTLDDLNDIAGKRVLVRVDLNVPVSDGKVTDATRIERVAPTILELSDKGAKVILLAHFGRPKGEVVADMSLKTIAPAVEAVLDRRVLFASDCIGDIAKTAIGAMRNGDILLLENTRFHKGEEKNTPEFTAALAANGDIFVNDAFSAAHRAHASTEGLAHHMPAYAGRTMQAELEALEKGLGNPARPVVAIVGGAKVSTKIDLLQNLVKKVDALVIGGGMANTFLAAQGINVGKSLCEHDLADTARTIMAEAEKAGCAIVLPVDGVVAREFKANAANETVAVSAIPADAMMLDVGPKSVEKVNDWISKAATLVWNGPLGAFEIEPFDRATVSAAKHAAARTQAGKLVSVAGGGDTVAAVNHAGVGDEFTYVSTAGGAFLEWMEGKPLPGVDILNASK from the coding sequence ATGACCTTCAAAACCCTTGACGATCTCAACGACATCGCCGGCAAGCGCGTATTGGTGCGCGTCGACCTCAATGTGCCTGTCAGCGACGGCAAGGTGACGGATGCCACGCGCATCGAACGTGTTGCACCGACCATTCTCGAGCTGTCCGACAAGGGTGCGAAGGTCATCCTCCTTGCCCATTTCGGCCGTCCCAAGGGCGAAGTGGTTGCGGACATGTCTCTGAAGACGATCGCGCCGGCGGTTGAAGCCGTGCTCGACCGGCGCGTCCTCTTCGCATCCGATTGCATCGGCGATATCGCCAAGACGGCCATCGGCGCCATGCGGAACGGCGATATCCTGCTGTTGGAAAACACCCGCTTCCACAAGGGCGAAGAGAAGAACACGCCGGAGTTCACTGCAGCGCTTGCCGCCAACGGCGACATCTTCGTCAACGACGCCTTCTCGGCCGCGCATCGCGCGCATGCCTCGACGGAAGGCCTTGCCCATCACATGCCGGCCTATGCGGGTCGGACGATGCAGGCAGAGCTCGAAGCGCTGGAAAAGGGGCTCGGCAATCCGGCCCGCCCGGTCGTCGCCATTGTCGGCGGCGCGAAGGTCTCGACCAAGATCGACCTGTTGCAGAACCTCGTGAAGAAGGTCGACGCGCTAGTCATTGGCGGCGGCATGGCGAACACGTTCCTGGCCGCCCAGGGCATCAATGTCGGCAAGTCGCTTTGCGAGCACGATCTCGCCGACACCGCCCGAACGATCATGGCCGAGGCCGAGAAGGCCGGCTGCGCCATCGTACTTCCCGTTGATGGCGTCGTTGCCCGCGAGTTCAAGGCGAACGCTGCCAACGAGACGGTTGCCGTTTCGGCCATTCCGGCCGATGCCATGATGCTTGATGTGGGTCCGAAGTCGGTCGAAAAGGTCAATGACTGGATCTCCAAGGCCGCAACGCTGGTGTGGAACGGTCCGCTCGGCGCCTTTGAAATCGAACCTTTCGACAGGGCGACCGTGTCTGCCGCCAAGCATGCAGCAGCGCGCACCCAAGCCGGCAAGCTCGTCTCCGTGGCGGGCGGTGGCGATACGGTTGCGGCCGTGAACCATGCCGGGGTGGGCGACGAGTTCACCTATGTCTCCACTGCAGGCGGCGCATTCCTGGAATGGATGGAAGGCAAGCCACTGCCGGGCGTCGATATCCTGAATGCCTCGAAGTAA
- a CDS encoding fructose-bisphosphate aldolase encodes MAERIEDIAIAMVAPGKGLLAADESTSTIKKRFDSINLTSTEESRRDYREMLFRADDAMKNYISGVILYEETLYQKAKDGTALADLIKAAGSIPGIKVDTGAKPMVNFPGETITEGLDGLAERLARYYEAGARFAKWRGVIAVSDMLPTRGSLRANAQALARYAALCQAAGIVPIVEPEVLMDGKPGDHSIERSEEVTEWTLRTTFEELAEARVSLEGMILKPSMVIDGKNARKASVAEVAERTVRVLKRTVPSAVPGIAFLSGGQSSEEATAHLSAMNTFELPWKLTFSYGRALQETALKAWGGKAENVAAGQRAFSHRARMNGLAALGNWKADLEKAA; translated from the coding sequence ATGGCCGAACGGATTGAAGACATTGCGATCGCTATGGTGGCACCGGGCAAGGGGTTGCTCGCTGCGGACGAATCGACCTCGACGATCAAGAAGCGCTTCGACAGCATCAATCTGACGTCCACCGAAGAAAGCCGCCGCGATTATCGCGAGATGCTTTTCCGCGCGGACGACGCGATGAAAAACTACATCTCGGGCGTCATTCTCTACGAGGAAACGCTTTACCAAAAGGCGAAGGACGGGACGGCGCTCGCCGATCTGATCAAGGCTGCCGGTTCTATTCCCGGCATCAAGGTCGACACGGGTGCGAAGCCCATGGTCAATTTCCCCGGCGAAACCATCACGGAGGGCCTCGACGGCCTCGCCGAACGCCTTGCCCGTTATTACGAGGCCGGCGCCCGCTTCGCCAAGTGGCGCGGCGTGATCGCCGTGTCCGACATGCTGCCGACGCGCGGTTCCTTGCGTGCCAATGCGCAGGCGCTCGCGCGCTACGCGGCGCTCTGCCAGGCCGCTGGTATCGTTCCGATCGTCGAGCCTGAAGTGCTGATGGACGGCAAGCCCGGCGACCACTCGATCGAACGTTCGGAAGAAGTGACCGAATGGACGCTGCGCACGACGTTCGAAGAGCTCGCCGAAGCCCGCGTCAGCCTCGAAGGCATGATCCTCAAGCCGAGCATGGTCATTGACGGCAAGAATGCCCGCAAGGCCTCCGTCGCAGAGGTGGCCGAGCGCACGGTCCGCGTGCTCAAGCGCACGGTTCCGTCCGCAGTGCCCGGCATCGCCTTCCTCTCCGGCGGCCAGTCCTCGGAAGAAGCAACGGCGCATCTGTCGGCCATGAACACGTTCGAGCTGCCCTGGAAGCTGACCTTCTCCTACGGCCGCGCGCTGCAGGAAACGGCGCTCAAGGCGTGGGGCGGCAAGGCGGAGAATGTCGCTGCCGGTCAGCGCGCCTTCTCGCACCGCGCCCGCATGAACGGCCTTGCCGCTCTCGGCAACTGGAAGGCGGATCTCGAAAAGGCTGCCTGA
- a CDS encoding putative hemolysin — MLTEIAIVVLLTILNGVLAMSELAVVSSRPVRLRILAEQGNKGAATAIRLAEDPGRFLSTVQIGITLVGVLSGAFSGATLGARLTQWLEAQGLSSNAADWLGVGSVVVAITYLSLIVGELVPKQIALRAPEAVAVKVAPAMSLLSRFALPLVWLLDASGKAVLALLGQKGASEETVTDEEIRTVLAEAHHAGVIEAEESAMISGVMRLADRTARGLMTPRRDVEILDIEDTDAEIREQLQKTQRSRIPVRDGASDEIVGVLFVKDALDALLRGEKLNLKAIMRDAPVVSDLSGALDVIEALRQTPAHMVLVYDEFGHFEGIVTSGDVLEAITGVFMDDSSEEPAILLREDGSYLVAGWTPIDEFADRMGISVGEDPDFETVAGFAIEELKHLPVLGETFTAQGWHFEVIDLDNRRIDKLLVKRAE, encoded by the coding sequence GTGTTAACCGAAATCGCCATCGTCGTTCTCCTGACCATCCTCAATGGCGTTCTGGCCATGTCCGAACTGGCGGTCGTCTCCTCGCGCCCCGTCCGGCTGAGGATTCTCGCCGAGCAAGGCAACAAGGGCGCAGCCACCGCGATCCGACTTGCGGAGGATCCCGGCCGCTTCCTCTCGACGGTCCAGATCGGCATCACGTTGGTCGGCGTTCTCTCGGGCGCCTTCTCGGGCGCGACGCTCGGCGCGCGCCTGACGCAATGGCTTGAAGCGCAGGGTCTTTCTTCAAACGCCGCTGATTGGCTCGGCGTCGGCTCCGTCGTCGTTGCCATCACCTATCTGTCGCTGATTGTGGGCGAACTCGTGCCCAAGCAGATTGCCCTTCGCGCACCTGAAGCGGTCGCCGTGAAGGTTGCACCGGCCATGTCCTTGCTGTCGCGGTTCGCACTTCCGCTCGTCTGGCTGCTGGATGCTTCAGGCAAAGCGGTTCTTGCCCTCCTTGGCCAGAAGGGCGCGTCGGAGGAAACTGTCACCGACGAGGAAATTCGCACCGTTCTTGCGGAAGCCCATCACGCCGGCGTCATCGAGGCGGAAGAATCTGCGATGATCTCCGGCGTGATGCGCCTGGCGGACCGCACGGCGCGCGGCCTGATGACCCCGCGACGCGATGTGGAAATTCTCGATATCGAGGACACGGACGCCGAAATCCGGGAGCAGCTGCAAAAGACCCAACGCTCGCGCATCCCGGTCCGTGACGGCGCATCGGATGAAATCGTCGGCGTTCTCTTCGTCAAGGATGCGCTGGACGCACTGCTGCGTGGGGAGAAGCTGAACCTCAAGGCAATCATGCGCGACGCGCCCGTCGTCTCTGATCTTTCGGGCGCGCTGGACGTGATCGAAGCGCTCCGCCAGACGCCAGCGCATATGGTTCTGGTCTATGACGAATTCGGCCATTTCGAAGGCATCGTCACCTCCGGCGACGTCCTGGAAGCCATCACCGGCGTCTTCATGGACGACAGTTCCGAGGAGCCGGCGATTCTGCTCCGCGAAGACGGCTCCTATCTCGTCGCCGGCTGGACCCCCATCGACGAATTCGCCGACCGCATGGGCATTTCCGTTGGCGAAGATCCCGATTTCGAAACCGTGGCCGGATTCGCCATCGAGGAGCTGAAGCATCTGCCTGTGCTTGGCGAAACCTTCACCGCCCAAGGCTGGCATTTCGAAGTCATCGACCTGGACAACCGCCGCATAGACAAGCTTCTGGTGAAGCGGGCGGAGTGA
- a CDS encoding transketolase (manually curated) gives MISREQHNRMANAIRFLSMDAVQKANSGHPGLPMGAADIATVLFSRYLKFDPKQPHWADRDRFVLSAGHGSMLLYSLLYLTGYEDMTIEDIKQFRQIGAKTAGHPEYGHASGIETTTGPLGQGIANSVGMAIAERKLRDEFGADLQDHYTYVLSGDGCLMEGISQEAISLAGHLKLNKLILFWDDNDITIDGHVGVADSTDQHARFRACGWNTIAVDGHNPDEIAAAIDTAHKSDKPTMIACKTIIGFGAPNKQGTHNVHGSPLGPEEIAAARKQLNWDYEPFVIPSDILDAWRQVGAKGAKARSEWEARLAAADTAKKAEFTRRFAGKLPEGLDAAISAYKKKLAEEKPTVATRKASENALEVINGIIPETIGGSADLTGSNNTKTSQTKSITPTDFSGRYMHWGVREHGMAAAMNGMALHGGLIPYSGGFLIFSDYCRPPIRLAALMGIRVIHVLTHDSIGLGEDGPTHQPVEQMAALRAIPNLMMFRPADATETAECWQIALETHDRPSGLALTRQNLMAVRTEMSEENLCARGAYELVAAKDAKVSIFATGSEVEIAVNAAKALGEKGIAARVVSVPCFELFAEQPEDYRKAVIGDASVKIGIEAAIRQGWDEIIGSHGTFIGMKSFGASGPYKELYKHFGITVEAVVAAAESRV, from the coding sequence ATGATCTCGCGAGAACAACACAACCGGATGGCCAATGCGATCCGCTTCCTGTCCATGGATGCCGTCCAGAAGGCAAATTCCGGCCATCCCGGCCTGCCGATGGGCGCAGCCGACATCGCCACGGTTCTCTTCTCGCGCTATCTGAAGTTCGATCCGAAGCAGCCGCACTGGGCCGACCGTGACCGTTTCGTGCTCTCTGCCGGCCACGGCTCCATGCTGCTTTACTCGCTCCTCTACCTCACGGGCTATGAGGACATGACGATCGAGGACATCAAGCAGTTCCGTCAGATCGGCGCCAAGACGGCCGGCCATCCGGAATACGGCCATGCCTCCGGCATCGAAACGACGACCGGCCCGCTCGGCCAGGGCATTGCCAATTCTGTCGGCATGGCGATTGCCGAGCGCAAGCTGCGCGACGAGTTCGGCGCGGACCTGCAGGACCATTATACCTACGTCCTGTCCGGCGACGGTTGCCTCATGGAAGGCATCAGCCAGGAAGCGATTTCGCTTGCCGGCCACCTGAAGCTCAACAAGCTGATCCTTTTCTGGGACGACAATGACATCACCATCGACGGTCATGTCGGTGTGGCCGACTCGACCGACCAGCACGCCCGCTTCCGCGCCTGCGGCTGGAACACGATTGCCGTCGACGGTCATAACCCGGACGAGATCGCAGCCGCCATCGACACGGCCCACAAGTCCGACAAGCCGACCATGATCGCCTGCAAGACGATCATCGGATTCGGCGCGCCCAACAAGCAGGGCACGCATAACGTTCACGGCTCGCCGCTCGGCCCGGAAGAAATTGCCGCCGCCCGCAAACAGCTGAACTGGGACTACGAGCCCTTCGTCATCCCCTCCGACATACTCGACGCATGGCGTCAGGTCGGCGCCAAGGGTGCCAAGGCCCGGTCGGAGTGGGAAGCCCGCCTCGCTGCCGCTGACACGGCCAAGAAGGCTGAGTTCACCCGTCGCTTCGCCGGCAAGCTGCCGGAAGGCCTCGACGCGGCGATCTCCGCTTACAAGAAGAAACTCGCCGAAGAGAAGCCGACGGTTGCAACCCGCAAGGCCTCTGAAAACGCGCTGGAAGTCATCAACGGCATCATCCCGGAAACCATCGGCGGCTCCGCCGACCTGACCGGCTCGAACAACACCAAGACGAGCCAGACCAAGTCGATCACGCCGACGGATTTCTCCGGCCGTTACATGCACTGGGGCGTTCGCGAACACGGCATGGCCGCTGCCATGAACGGCATGGCGCTGCATGGCGGCCTCATCCCCTACTCCGGCGGCTTCCTGATCTTCTCGGACTATTGCCGTCCGCCGATCCGCCTCGCCGCGCTGATGGGCATCCGCGTCATCCACGTTCTGACGCACGACTCCATCGGCCTCGGCGAAGACGGCCCGACGCACCAGCCGGTCGAGCAGATGGCGGCACTCCGCGCCATCCCGAACCTCATGATGTTCCGCCCGGCCGACGCCACCGAGACGGCCGAATGCTGGCAGATCGCCCTCGAGACCCATGACCGTCCGTCGGGCCTCGCGCTCACCCGCCAGAACCTGATGGCCGTGCGTACCGAAATGTCGGAAGAGAACCTCTGCGCACGCGGTGCCTATGAACTCGTCGCCGCCAAGGACGCCAAGGTTTCGATCTTCGCGACCGGTTCCGAGGTCGAGATCGCCGTCAACGCCGCGAAGGCACTGGGCGAAAAGGGCATTGCCGCTCGTGTGGTCTCCGTCCCCTGCTTCGAGCTTTTCGCCGAGCAGCCGGAAGACTACCGCAAGGCCGTCATCGGCGACGCCTCGGTCAAGATCGGCATCGAAGCCGCCATCCGCCAGGGCTGGGACGAAATCATCGGCTCGCATGGCACCTTCATCGGCATGAAGAGCTTCGGCGCTTCGGGTCCGTACAAGGAACTCTACAAGCATTTCGGCATCACGGTGGAAGCCGTGGTCGCTGCGGCGGAAAGCCGGGTCTGA